The window TCTGGCAGTTGGATGAGTATACCATTCATATGGAAGCTCATGTTGACCTCAATGATGATTTGAATGTAAGTGAAACCCATGCCATACAAGAAAAAATAGAAAATTTAATGCAAAGCCATTTTTCTATTGGTCATATCACTTTACAATTTGAGCATGGTCTGGATGATGGGAATAAGGAATTGATTCAGTAAAAAACCACTTCATAAAATATGCTATCTAAAGCACAAGCGAATGCTTGCGCTATTTTAATGTTGTCTATTTCATCTTGCAGCTGATTCAAGCGTCCGCTTAGACCTATTTCAGTGGGTGGGAAAGAAAAAAATACGGGCCAGCGGTAGAATGTGGGTTGTCTGCTAGCTAGTAGCGGATTGTCCAGATTCTTCTATCTTTTTTATCAAGAAAAAAGATTAAAAATAACAATACACCCCTAATATCCCCTCTAGGAGATAGATTAAAAACAAAAAAACCATCTCAAATAAATGAGATGGCTTCAAATTTTAACTTAAGAGGATTTTACTCGCCCTTTTCTTTAAACTCATCTAATTTAGTTTTACCCTCTGCTTTAGGGAAAACATTATTAGTTTGATCTGTATCAGCTAATTCCCCTTCTGGATCAAATACTATTTTCGAAACTTCTTTATCAAGGATTAACATCTTACGAGTTTTACCTTCATTTTTCCTCCAGATTTCCGCTGGGATATATTTCTCTTCTTTAGTTCCGTCTTTATATTCAATATTGAAGATTAATGGCGTTACAAGCCCTCCTTTATTACTTAAAGTTACTTCATAAAAATGCTTGTCAGCGTATCTTGCTTCAATTGCTTCGTCATCAACTTTATTACGGTACTCACCATACCAGAAAGATGGCGTTTCAGAAATTGTAATGTAATCCGGACCTTCACTAAAGTCTGTTTTCATTTCTTTTTCTTCTTTTTCACCTAAATCACCTTTCGGTGCTTTAGCATTTTTCTCCATATCTGACTCATCCTGTGCGATTCGGAAGTATTTTACTTCATCAACACTTACATCAACATGGTCAGTAGTATAGAACCATCCTCTCCAAAACCAATCTAAATCAACAGCTGATGCATCTTCCATAGTTCTAAAGAAATCTGCAGGGGTTGGGTGCTTGAACATCCATCTTTGCGCATAGGCTTTGAATGATTCATCAAAAAGCTCAGGTCCCATGATGGTATTTCTCAATAAGTTTAAGGCTGCTGCTGGTTTAGAATAAGCATTAGGGCCCAATCTTAATACCTGCTCAGGGTTTGTCATAATGGCTCTTTGAGCATCTTTACTACTTTTCATATAACCTGTTACCGCTTGAGGAATATTATCATTGTAAGGTAAGTCAGGATAGTATTCGAACATTACGTTTGACTCTAAGAATGAGTTCAAGCCTTCATCCATCCATGCCCACTGACGCTCATCAGAGTTCACAATCATTGGGAAGTAATTATGACCTACCTCATGCACGATTACATAAGTCATTCCTAATTGAGTTCTTACTGAATAGTCACCGTTTTCATCTGGACGACCAAAGTTAAAGCAGATCATTGGATACTCCATACCGATAGAAGCTGCATGAACTGAAGTGGCTTGTGGATAAGGGTAATCGAAAGTTCTTTTAGAATATAGCTCTAAAGTATTTTTAACAGCCTTAGTAGATTCCTTCTCCCATAATGGATTTCCTTCTTTAGGATAGAAAGATTGTGCAAATGGTTTTTTAGTTTCTAATTCAACCATTTGTCCATCCCAGATGAATTTTCTTGAAGCCGCAAAACCAAAGTCTCTTACATTTTCAGCTTTGAATTTCCAGGTTTCATATTTGTTAGATTTCTCTTTCTCGTTTTCAATTGCTTCTTCTTCCGTAACAATGAAAGTCTGTTCAGTAGATTTTAAAGCTTTTTCGTAACGCTTGAACTGATCTTTTGTCAATACTTCTTTCGCGTTTTGAACCATACCAGTTGCACCAACAATGAAATCATCAGGAACTGTAATTTCAACATCATAATCCCCAAAAGTTAAAGCAAACTCACCTGAGCCTATGAACTGCTTATTTTGCCATCCTTCAACATCATTATAAACTGCCATTCTTGGGTAAAACTGAGCAATAGTATATAGCGCATTTCCATCCTTTTCGAAGAATTCATAACCACTTCTTCCTCCACCTTTCATTCTGTCATTTACGAAATAATTCCACTCAACAGAAAAAGAGATGTTTTCACCTGGCTTTAAGGCTTGCGGCAAACGAATTTTCATCATGGTTTTTTGGATTAAATAATCCATCGCTTCACCATTTGCATTTTTAACAGATTGAATGTTAAAACCACCAGGGAAATCATAAGAATTACCACCATTCGCTACATATTGCTCTAAATATTTACCAGGAATAGTGTCATTGAAAAACGTAGCCGTACTGATTAATTCGCTATCAGATCCTTCTGCCCTCATGTTTTGGTCTAATTGTAACCAAAGGTAATTTAAAGGATGTGGTGACTGATTGTAATAGGTAACCGTTTCTGAACCTGTTACTTTATTAGATGACTCATCCAATTTAACTTTAATAGAGTAATCCGCCTTTTGCTGCCAATAGTCTTCACCAGGAGCCCCAGATGCGGTTCTATATGAATTAGGAGTAGGCAACATAGTTCCTAATTGCTCAAACCTTTCCTTATAATCTTGCTCTTGAGCATGCATCATAAAGGGTGCACATAGCATGATTATGATTAATAGTTTCTTCATAGTTTTCATGTTTTTAATTTATTGTTTGCATTAAAACCTTAACTCGATAAGAATTATACTTTTAAAAAAACTAGTATAATACCAACTCATAGCTTTGATTTCAAAGCATTATTATCTTCAAACCTACTAAAAAATAGTGTTTCATCCTTTCAAGAGGCGTAAAATTACATCAAAGGACAAAAGAATTTTTTAAAGGAGAGTTTTATTAACGCAACTTTTATATATTTGCAACAATGTTGCGTTTAGGGAAAATATTATGGATGATAAGCCTGATGTTAAGTTCGGCTACTTTGCTTTCAGCACAAGATGATTGTAAAGTTAACTTATCGGGCAGAGTGCTCTCTGAAGGAGAACATGAAGCTATTGGTTTTGCCACCTTATATTTTCCTGAACTTAATGCTGGAACCCAAACTGATGAAAGAGGCTTTTTTAATATCAATTTGGATTGTAATAGTAGTTATGAACTTATAATAAGCCAAGTAGAGTATGAGAAAAGGAATACCCTTATTACAGTTAATTCCACAGACATAAAACAAGATTTTTATCTTATCCCTAAAGAAAATGTATTGTCAGCTGTAAGCGTACATTCTCATAAAAGAGAACAAGTAATGCTAACAAATGTTGAGAATGTATTAACCACTCGGGAGCTTAAAAAACTGAAAGGAAAATCCCTATCAGAATCTGTAAGTACACTTCCGGGAGTAAACAATATAAAAACAGGCCCTGGAATAAATAAACCAATGATACACGGCTTATTTGGAAGCCGAATTCAAGTAGTAAATAATGAAGTTTCTCAAATGGGCCAGCAATGGGGGATAGATCATGCACCTGAGATTGATCCTTTTGTAGCTTCCAGAATTACGGTAGTGAAAGGAGCTTCATCGGTTAAATATGGACCGAGAGCAATAGGCGGGGCATTATTATTAGATCCAGAACCATTATTGCCTGATTCTGCTTTACATGGAAGCCTTGACTTAGTAGGCTTTACAAATGGTAGAGGCGGAATAGGATCAGCAATGCTATCCGGAAGTATCTTTTTAAACAAAGAAGAATCCATAAATTGGAGAGTACAATCTTCTGCGAGGAAATCAGGAGATCAACACACAGCAGATTATAACCTTACTAACACCGGTAGTGAAGAGCTTAATTTTTCAGGAGCAGCCAATTACATTAAAAAAGATTTACAGGTTGATTTATTTTACAGCAGATTTTCGACCGAAATAGGTATTTTAAGAGGAGCCCATATCGGAAATGTAGATAACTTCTTCGAAGCTTTAGATAGAAGGCCTCCTTTTTTTACAGAAGCATTTTCTTATGAAATCAATAACCCTAAACAGCAAGTAGTACATCAATTACTAAAAGCAAAAGTCCATTTAGATAGATCCAGCTATGGGGATTTTGACTTTATATATGCTTACCAGCAAAATGCTAGAAAAGAATATGATGTAAGAAGAGGGGGAAGAAGCGAAATTGCAGCGGTTGATTTACAATTGGATAGCCATATAGCGAAGCTTCAGTTTCATCATGACCCTATTTGGAACAATTTAAGTGGTGAAATAGGACTAGATTATGAATATCAAAACAACAAAAATGTTCCGGGTACTGGAACTACTCCCCTTATCCCTAATTATTCAAGTTTTCAAGCTGGCGCTTTCCTAAACGAATCATGGATAGAAAACAACTGGAACCTTGAAGCAGGTCTTCGTTACGACATCATTGCGCTTGATGTATTAAAATTTGATGAGAACAAGGAATTAATCAACCCTACCCATCAGTATAATATGTTTGCTGGAATAATTGGCGGTGGGTATGATTTCAGCAAACATTTGAAGTATAAAAGTAATCTGAGCTGGAGCCAAAGAGCACCTAGCATCAATGAGCTATACAGCCAAGGCTTGCATCATAGCGTAGCGGCTATAGAAGAAGGCGATGATCAATTATTACCAGAGACTTCTTTAAAATGGATTCACAGCTTTCAGTTTAATTGGAATGAAAAACTAAAACTGAATATTGATGCCTATGCTAGTAGAATCAATAATTACATTTATTTAGAGCCAGAAGAACCTCGCTTAACTATTAGAGGAGCCTTCCCTGTATATCAATACCGTCAAACCATGGCTTCCTTATACGGTACCGATATAATTGGAAGCTATGAATTTTTTCATCATTTCAGTCTTAATTCTAAGGCTTCAATTATTAGAGGAAATGATTTAAGCAACAATTTACCATTGATTTTTATGCCTGCAGATCGATGGGAAAACAGCCTAAACTGGAGAATAACAGACCGATTAGGGTTTAGAGAAATTGATTTTAGCTTAAGCGGGCTTAAAGTATTTGAACAGTTTAGAGCTCCTATAACAGAAACTGAAGCTTATGAAAGAGGAACTGTACCCGTGCCTGAAGGCTATTTTATCAGCAATTTCTCAATTGATACTTCCAAAGAGTTTGGCGATACCCAACTTAATGTAGGCTTTAGCATTTACAATTTAATGAATGTGAATTACACAGACTACCTCAATCGATTGCGTTTTTACGCTGCTGAAACGGGTAGAAATTTTGAATTACGAATTAATTATATCTTTTAACCTTTAACTTTTAAACCCATGATTTTACAAAATTTAAAATTCTTAAGAAACTTTTTCCTATTAGGTGCAGTAGTGCTTTTTTCACAATGTAATACAGAAGAACCTGAACCAGAAAATGAAGAAGAACTAATCACTACTTTAGAAATGGTTTTTGAATCCGTTGATGGTAGTGAAACTGTTACTTTCAGACTTTATGATGAAGACGGAAATGGGGACATTGAACCAGTTGTTACAAATGGTTCATTATCTGCCAATACTGATTATAATGTAGAAATCGAAGTGCGAAATGATATTGAGAATGAAGATATCACTGAAGAAGTTTCTGAAGAAGCTTTAGAACACCAATTCTTCTTTACAATTGCTAATGGATTAAATCTAGATTTTGCATATGATGATGCGGATGAAGATGGAAACCCAATAGGAATCGAATCAACTTTTAGCACAGGAGATGCAAGTAATGGTTCATTAACTGTTGAATTAAGACATGAACCTAATAAATCAGCTGCAGGAGCAGTAGATGGTGACCCAGCAAATGCAGGTGGTGAGACCGATATTCAGGCAACATTTACAGTAGTAATTGAGTAGTAGTTTTTTTATATTTTGGTTAGTTAATAAAGCAGTAATTCGAGAGGATTGCTGCTTTTTTTATTCAAAAACGGGAACTACTAGGCATTTGGTTTGTCGTTAGAATGATTTTTTTCAAAACTAAAACATTTACTTAAATAAAATCGTTTTGATAGCAAAACAAATGAAACTAATAGTATTACTATCATGAGGGTAATCCTAAATTACATATTAGTTACTATTCTATTAATTCCTCTTGGATTGGAGGTCTCTTTTAGTCATCAAGAAGTGGCTCCTAAGCAACTAACTGAAGAAAGTATAAGCTTTCAAGAAGAAAATATACCTCTTAAAACAGCTCGTGAAGAAAGAAAAATATCAATTCGAGAATGTATTGATACTAAATATGTGTACTTACCTTCCATATCAATTTTTCCTAAAGTAACTGAAGTATTTATTTGCGCTAAGCCTCGCTACCTATTGCACCAATCCCTCCTCATATAATTCTTTTCTTTTTTAAAAACCAGATCGATATTTCTGGTTCTATATGCTCTATCTTATCAAAATAGATGCAGCCAATCAAATCTAAATAATTACCCTTTTAACTTTAAGAAAGATGAAAATAACTATGCTTGAGTATTCCAAGATGATACTCTCAAAGGTCCGTTTCAGTAAAAAATTATTTACTAAAGAATTTAGAAAAACGAAACAATGGCTTACAGTGGATGAGCACGAAGAGTTGAAAAACTGGCTTAGAAAGGATCGATCCTACAGAACCCCTAGTTTAAAATAAAATTTCGTAATCAATAGACTATCTAACACTTAAAGTAAAATGAATCAAACAACTTTATGGATCGGCTTTAATATTTTTATCGTCCTCATGCTTATTATAGATTTAGGTGTCTTTCACAAAAAATCACATGATGTATCAGTGAAAGAAGCGCTAATCTGGACCACTGTCTGGGTGACTTTGGCTTTCGCCTTTAATGTTTTCATCTATTATTATCTTGGGCAAAAAAGTGCTTACGAGTTTCTAACAGGTTATGTCATAGAAAAATCACTTTCTGTAGATAACATTTTCGTCATAGTTCTAATATTTTCCTACTTCAAAGTACCCAATAAATACCAACACAAAGTATTATTTTGGGGAATTTTAGGTGCATTAGTAATGCGAATCACCTTTATTTATTCAGGTGTAGAATTGATCAATAATTTTCATTGGTTGATTTATGTTTTTGGTGTTTTTCTAATTGTAACAGGAATAAGAATATTAAAATCTGGGGATGAAGAACCTGACATGAATAAAAATATTGCGGTTCGCTTAGCTCGTAAACTCTTCAAAATAACGCCTGATTTTGAAGGGGATAAATTTTTTGTGAGGAAAAAAGGAGTACTATGGGCTACCCCTCTATTTCTAGTAGTTATTGTTGTAGAATTTACAGATCTGATATTTGCAGTTGATTCAATTCCCGCTATTTTATCTATTACAAATGATGCTTTCATCGTTTACACCTCCAATGTTTTTGCGATTTTAGGACTACGCTCCTTATACTTTGCCTTAGCGGGAGTAGAAAAATATTTTACCTATCTAAAGTATGGCCTTTCGGTAATCTTAGTATTTGTGGGAGTAAAAATGTGCTTAGCGGATATCTATAAAATCCCAACAGAATTGTCTCTTGGATTTATCATTTCAACATTATCAGTTGCCGTATTAGCTTCTATGGTATTACAATCAAATCGTAATGTAGAAAGAAAATAATGTTTAGCATGAATACCGCTTTTCATTATTAGAACTAAAGTTTAGACTGGCGAATATCTAAAATTTGAGAAGCATGAATTATTGAAAAATAATCAGTGCTTCCATTTTGATTTAGAATGTTTCAGTAATAAATCTGCTACAGATGCAGTGAGTGGCGATCCAACTAATGCAGGTGGTGAAACTGATATACAAGCTACATTTACCGTAACTGTAGAATAAAAGATCTTAGATTTTGGTTAGTTAATATAGCAGTAGTTCGAAAGTGCTGCTGCTATTTTTTTTTGATTCAACTAATTTTTTAGTAATTGCTTTTATGATTCAACAATTTAGGTGTATATTTTGGTTTATTCCTAATTAATAAATAATAAACATGAATCGAATCAACTTATTTTCTCTCTCTCTTTTGGTGCTAATTGCAGTAGCCTGTAGCCAACAACCAGAAAAAAAATCAACAAAAATTATTGGGCAAATTTTTAACCAAGAAGAAGGGCAAGCATCAC is drawn from Marivirga arenosa and contains these coding sequences:
- a CDS encoding M1 family metallopeptidase, which encodes MKKLLIIIMLCAPFMMHAQEQDYKERFEQLGTMLPTPNSYRTASGAPGEDYWQQKADYSIKVKLDESSNKVTGSETVTYYNQSPHPLNYLWLQLDQNMRAEGSDSELISTATFFNDTIPGKYLEQYVANGGNSYDFPGGFNIQSVKNANGEAMDYLIQKTMMKIRLPQALKPGENISFSVEWNYFVNDRMKGGGRSGYEFFEKDGNALYTIAQFYPRMAVYNDVEGWQNKQFIGSGEFALTFGDYDVEITVPDDFIVGATGMVQNAKEVLTKDQFKRYEKALKSTEQTFIVTEEEAIENEKEKSNKYETWKFKAENVRDFGFAASRKFIWDGQMVELETKKPFAQSFYPKEGNPLWEKESTKAVKNTLELYSKRTFDYPYPQATSVHAASIGMEYPMICFNFGRPDENGDYSVRTQLGMTYVIVHEVGHNYFPMIVNSDERQWAWMDEGLNSFLESNVMFEYYPDLPYNDNIPQAVTGYMKSSKDAQRAIMTNPEQVLRLGPNAYSKPAAALNLLRNTIMGPELFDESFKAYAQRWMFKHPTPADFFRTMEDASAVDLDWFWRGWFYTTDHVDVSVDEVKYFRIAQDESDMEKNAKAPKGDLGEKEEKEMKTDFSEGPDYITISETPSFWYGEYRNKVDDEAIEARYADKHFYEVTLSNKGGLVTPLIFNIEYKDGTKEEKYIPAEIWRKNEGKTRKMLILDKEVSKIVFDPEGELADTDQTNNVFPKAEGKTKLDEFKEKGE
- a CDS encoding TonB-dependent receptor, with translation MLRLGKILWMISLMLSSATLLSAQDDCKVNLSGRVLSEGEHEAIGFATLYFPELNAGTQTDERGFFNINLDCNSSYELIISQVEYEKRNTLITVNSTDIKQDFYLIPKENVLSAVSVHSHKREQVMLTNVENVLTTRELKKLKGKSLSESVSTLPGVNNIKTGPGINKPMIHGLFGSRIQVVNNEVSQMGQQWGIDHAPEIDPFVASRITVVKGASSVKYGPRAIGGALLLDPEPLLPDSALHGSLDLVGFTNGRGGIGSAMLSGSIFLNKEESINWRVQSSARKSGDQHTADYNLTNTGSEELNFSGAANYIKKDLQVDLFYSRFSTEIGILRGAHIGNVDNFFEALDRRPPFFTEAFSYEINNPKQQVVHQLLKAKVHLDRSSYGDFDFIYAYQQNARKEYDVRRGGRSEIAAVDLQLDSHIAKLQFHHDPIWNNLSGEIGLDYEYQNNKNVPGTGTTPLIPNYSSFQAGAFLNESWIENNWNLEAGLRYDIIALDVLKFDENKELINPTHQYNMFAGIIGGGYDFSKHLKYKSNLSWSQRAPSINELYSQGLHHSVAAIEEGDDQLLPETSLKWIHSFQFNWNEKLKLNIDAYASRINNYIYLEPEEPRLTIRGAFPVYQYRQTMASLYGTDIIGSYEFFHHFSLNSKASIIRGNDLSNNLPLIFMPADRWENSLNWRITDRLGFREIDFSLSGLKVFEQFRAPITETEAYERGTVPVPEGYFISNFSIDTSKEFGDTQLNVGFSIYNLMNVNYTDYLNRLRFYAAETGRNFELRINYIF
- a CDS encoding TerC family protein produces the protein MLIIDLGVFHKKSHDVSVKEALIWTTVWVTLAFAFNVFIYYYLGQKSAYEFLTGYVIEKSLSVDNIFVIVLIFSYFKVPNKYQHKVLFWGILGALVMRITFIYSGVELINNFHWLIYVFGVFLIVTGIRILKSGDEEPDMNKNIAVRLARKLFKITPDFEGDKFFVRKKGVLWATPLFLVVIVVEFTDLIFAVDSIPAILSITNDAFIVYTSNVFAILGLRSLYFALAGVEKYFTYLKYGLSVILVFVGVKMCLADIYKIPTELSLGFIISTLSVAVLASMVLQSNRNVERK